From a single Nicotiana tabacum cultivar K326 chromosome 8, ASM71507v2, whole genome shotgun sequence genomic region:
- the LOC107806914 gene encoding uncharacterized protein LOC107806914 has protein sequence MSSGDWMCAACQHINFKKRDACQRCSCPKYATSADVAMYGLNKTEVLAGDWYCSAMNCGSHNYASRTNCYRCGALKSDYYGIGAGMMASAGYGYDASSVPGWKSGDWICSRLGCGVHNYASRAECYKCKTPRDFGGDLRESNLY, from the exons ATGAGCAGTGGAGATTGGATGTGTGCTGCATGCCAACACATAAATTTCAAGAAAAGGGATGCATGCCAACGATGCAGCTGCCCTAAATATGCAACGTCGGCTGATGTTGCCATGTATGGACTAAACAAAACAGAAGTCTTAGCTGGAGATTGGTATTGCAGTGCAATGAACTGTGGTTCTCACAACTATGCGAGTCGAACAAACTGCTATAGATGTGGTGCATTAAAAAGCGATTATTATGGTATCGGAGCAGGAATGATGGCATCAGCCGGTTATGGATATGATGCAAGTTCTGTTCCTGGTTGGAAGAGTGGTGATTGGATTTGCAGCAG ATTAGGATGTGGTGTGCACAACTATGCCAGCAGAGCAGAATGTTACAAGTGCAAGACACCTAGGGATTTTG GAGGTGATCTGAGAGAAAGTAACCTATATTGA